GCGATAAAAACACATTCTCTGCCCTTTGGGTATTGGATTTCCCACTTTTAGAATGGGATGAAGAAACTGAACGTTACCATGCGATGCACCACCCGTTCACTTCTCCAAAACCTGAAGATATTGCTTTATTGGACACTAAACCTGGCGAAGTACGCGCCAATGCTTACGATATGGTAATCAACGGAACCGAAGTTGGTGGCGGATCGATCCGTATCCACGACAGGGCTTTACAGGCTTTAATGTTTAAACATTTAGGTTTCAGTGCAGAAGAAGCGCAAAAACAATTTGGTTTCTTGATGGATGCTTTTGAATTTGGTGCACCTCCTCATGGCGGTATTGCCTTTGGTTTCGATCGTTTAACCTCAATTTTCGCAGGTTTAGATTCCATCCGTGATGTGATTGCTTTCCCTAAAAACAACTCTGGAAGAGATGTAATGATCGATAGTCCAAGCACTATTGATGAGAAGCAATTGAAAGAATTGAAGATTAAGACAGATTTATAGACAGATCCGTCATGCTGAACTTGTTTCAGCATCTTTTTAAGAAGACCCTGATCCCGATGTAAAATCGTGGCAGAGTGACAAAACGCATAAAAAAGCCTCAGGATTTAGAACCCTGAGGCTTTTGATTTAAGATCATTTTGGCAATTGCTCAAAATGAACAAATGGCTAATGAACCATTTAACTAATACGTTTCACTATCAGGCGGAATGCCGTAGTCTACAAATTTCTTTTCTTTTTTCTCTTTCTTTTTTCCCAACCAGCTCTTAACTGAATTAAAAATTGCCGACAAATGTTCCGCATCAAGCGATTTACCAATTTTGCCTGAAACCAGACCTACAGCCGCTTTGGTTAAAAAACCAGCACCTCTAAATAGGGTTTTATTCATAAACATCGGCAAAAGCAACGACATGGCAGTTCCGCTAATATTTAATTTTTCGTCAACTTTAAACAGGTTACTTGGTGTAGCGTATCTTTTTATCAATGCACCCAAGGTAAACTGGTGAAAGTAAGTCTTTGAATCTGATTTAAGCATATTCTGCTTAAGGGTGTATTCAACCTTAAGTTCTAATTTTCTAGCCTGCAGGTCTTCTAAGTTACGGATGTCTTTATACCTTCTCATCTTCCTCCTTATCTGCAAGTTTATCAAAGTATCTTCTAATGGCTACATTAATAATTGCCTTTTCAATATACTTATCTTTAGTTAAATAAACACCTAGTGCGATTAGAATATAGAATAAGGAAACGCAGCCAAAGCCTCCAGCATAACTACCTAAAAGATCAGACAGATAAAGCGCCAAAGTTACTGAGCCAAATAGAAAGGCCAATATAAAACAAACAATAACTACCGTACTGGTTACTAAATCGGCAAAAACTTTAGAGACTTTTTCTACCAGGTAAAGTCTTGTATACTCAACCCTGGCCTCTAAAAAACCCTTGGCATCGTCTACAAGATCTTCAATGCTTTTATCTTTATTTTCCTGCATAATTCAGATTGATATTTAACCGGGCAGTTGCCCGGCTATGCAATATTTTATTTATTACGCGTGCTCTACGTCGTCGCTGTATTCTTCTTCTACGCTTCTTAGTTTTGTTTTGATTGAGCTTACTACTTTATCCTTTAAGCTAGCAAGGTGGTTAATTTCATCAGCAGCTTTATCCTTGATAGAATCGCCTAAATCTTTTAGCGATTGGCTTAGTTTATCGCGGGTTTCATCACCTTTATCTGGTGCGAACAAAATTCCTAGAGCCGCACCGGCAGCTAATCCGGCTAAAAGCGCAACTACAACTTTTGAGTTATCATTCATAATTAATGTATTTTAAGGGTTTAACAATTATGTACAATATAAAACTACTATATTATTTATTGTTAAGCTATATTTATAACTCCGTATGCTCGTTATTTGTTTTAATTCTTTCCAATCTTTCTGATGCAAGCGTACTGGTTTCGTAAATCTTAACGAGCAATATAAAATAAGATAACAGTAGCGGGCCAAAAACAAGGCCCAATATTCCAAATAAAGGGATACCAATAATTACGCCAATTACTGTAATTATGGGATGAATATTGCCAACTTTTTTTGCAATGATAAACCTTAGCACATTATCGATATTGATAATGACTACAAAACCGAAAATAAGCATGGCCCAGCCAGCAAAATTATTACCGTTCGCAATCTGCAAAATCGCAGCCGGAACAAAAACAACAGGTGGCCCCAAAACAGGCACAAAAGAAATAAATGTTGTAATTACCCCCCAAAACACGGGATCTTTATAACCTAAAACATAAAAGGAAAGACTCAAAAGCGAACCTTGAACAAGGCAGATCAGCCCTTGACCCAGTACATTTGCATAAGTTGTATTGCGCATTTCATCGCCAAAACGAAGTGCATTCTGCTCCCTGAACGGCGCATATTTAATCAGTGAAAATTCGAATTTTTTCCGCTCTATTAACATAAAGTAGAGTAAAAAGTACATCACCAATAAGCTTAATATAATATTTACTGCACTCGATATTAAAGAAGGAAAAAGCTGAGTGGCCCAATTCCCTAAACGGTTTAATCCTTCTTGAATAAGATCCTGATTAATTTTAACCGGGATAAGATGCTGTAATTTAACCAGTAAATTCCTAAAAAAAACTTCATTGTTCTTCAATTCTGAAATTTTACTGATTACCATACTACTTAATGCATAAAAAGGCATTACAATGAGTATGATAGAAATGGCGATAAGAAAAATAGCTGTTACTCTTTTATTCCACCCTTTATTTTCTGCCAAATGAATATAGGCTGGCCGCATGATCGTATAAAGCACCAAAGTACTTAAAATAGCACTAAAAATACTTTGCAAAGAATATGCAATTAATACCCCAAGTGCAATAATAATAACCAGGTTAATGTTGTTGCGTTGTTTATAAGAGAATACTGACATATTTAGATAATAAGGTATTCTTTAAATGCTAAAATGGCTGATTTTGTTTTTCCCGATTTAAAATTTATACGTCATCACCAATCTCAACAAATTTGATTTTGTTGTAAAGCGTTTTCCTGTCGATGTTTAAGATTTTTGCCGCCTTGGTTTTATTGAAATTAACTGCTTTTAAAACTTCTAAAATAGCTGTATACTCTGCTTCTTTGGCTGCATTTCTCAAATCAAGTGATTTGACGTTATTGAGTTCCCGCTGAAAAAGAAGTGCTTTTTTATCCTGCTCCGCCTTAGGATAATCACTCATTCCAAGCTCCAATGGTAAAACATGGGTTTCTATCCTATTTCCATCTGTTAATAAAGCTATCCGCCTGATCACATTCTTCAGCTCGCGTACATTACCCGGCCAGTGGTATGTTAATAAACATTTCTTCACTTCATCAGAAAAGCCTTCAATGTTTTTATTCAATTCTTTGTTCACTGTAGCCAAAAAGTGCTCAGCAAAGATAAGGATATCATTATCCCGGTATTTCAATGATGGAACGTGTATAGAAAATTCATTAAAGCGATGGTACAAATCTTCCCTGAACGAGCCTTTCTTAATGCTTTCTACTAAATTTTCATTTGTAGCTACAATAAGCCGCACATCCAGATCTATCTCTTTCGTACTTCCAATCCGCTTTATTTTCCGCTCCTGTACAGCCCTGAGTAAAGTTGCCTGGATCTCGTAGGAAAGGTTGCCGATCTCGTCAAGAAATAATGTACCACCGTTAGCCTGCTCAAAGTGGCCAATTTTAGTGAAGACTGCTCCGGTAAATGCGCCTTTCTCGTGTCCAAAAAATTCACTTGCAGCTAAATCTTTGGTTAAAGAACCACAATCCATAGCGATGAAAGGTTCTTTGCTGCGTGCACTGTTCAGATGAATGGTTTTAGCAACACATTCTTTCCCGGTGCCGCTTTTCCCTGTTAAAATGACAGTATATCCTGTTGGTGCAACAAGCTGAATCTGTTTCAATAAAAGCACCGAAGCATCGCTTTCGCCATTTATATACTCAGGGCAATCTTGAAAATCGGAAAGATTGCCACCTGCATGTTCAAAATTTTGAGTTGATTTTAAATCTTCCTGCGTTTCAAGGGCCTTATTTATGGTATTTAAAATTTCATCCGGGTAAAGCGGTTTTACAATATAATCGAAAGCGCCAAGTTTTATTAATTCTACGGCAAGCTTAATATCCGAATAACCTGTAATAATGATAACACCTGTAGCTGGATAGTTTTCTTTAATGTGGATCAAAATTTCTTTTCCATCTGTATCATCCAACCGATAATCGCACAATACCAAATCGAACCGCTCTTTTTCTAGAATTTGTAGAACCGTTCTGCCGGTTGTTACATTTGAAACCTCAAATCCGTTTTTAGTCAAAAATTTGGATAGCAATAAACCGATGCTGATTTCATCGTCAACAATGAGTACCTTCTTTTTCATGAGTAGCGTTATTATAAAAACCCGTATGCAACCGTAGCTACGTTAAAGGTTAGTAAATGAATAACACACAAATTACTCAAAAAAAATTGCTTTGGAAAGCTTTTGCAATTATTTCCCGATATAAATCATCAAATTAATACTACATGCTTATTACTTTCCGGTGAAATTTGCTTTTCTTTTTTCAATAAACGCGGTTACCCCCTCCTTAAAATCGGCCGTTTCGAAACATTTACCAAATTCTTCAATTTCGGTAGCGTAGCCATTGTTGTTATTTACAGCTGCAATTACAGATTTTATTGCAGCTGAAATAGCTAGTGGTGCGCGTTGCTTAATCACATTCAGTATCTCTTCAGCCTTGCTAATTAGATCAGGCTGCGGAACAACATAATTTACAAGGCCTATTTTTTCTGCATCCGAAGCTGTGATCATATTTGCGGTAGTAATCATTTCTATTGCTTTACCTTTTCCAACCAATTGTGTAAGGCGTTGGGTACCGCCATAACCCGGAATTAAGCCTAAAGTAACTTCAGGTAAACCTAATTTTGCATGATCTGATGCGATGCGTATATGGCAGGCCATCGCCAACTCTAGTCCTCCGCCCAAAGCAAATCCATTAATTGCTGCAATAAATGGCTTTGAAGAATTTTCAATGGCATTAAAAACCAGATCATGACCACGTTTTGCTAAATCTTCTCCCTGTTTACCACTATAATCAGAAAATTCTTTAATATCTGCTCCTGCAACAAAGGCTTTTTCACCTGCTCCGGTTAAAATAACGCCCCTTACTTCATCAGTTTTACCAGCGAAAGCAATTACATCAGCCAGTTCGGCTAAAGTATCTTTATTTAAAGCATTCAGTGCTTTTTCACGGTTGATGGTAATGTATAAAATGTTTTCTTTAATCTCTGAAATTAAATTCTGGTATGCCATAGCTTAAAAATTTCTATTTTCTGTAACCCAATTCTGAATATATTCTACAATACTTGCCATTGTTGTACCTGGTGGAAATAGCTCCCCAACACCCATTTCTGCAAGTTTTAACCGATCTGCTTCCGGAATGATCCCTCCACCGGTTAACAACACATCATCTAACTGTTTTTCTTTCATAAAATGAATAATCTTTGGAAAAACCGTCATGTGCGCGCCCGATAGGATAGAAATCCCAATGGCATCAACATCCTCCTGAAGCGCTGTGTTTACCACCATTTCTGGTGTTTGGCGTAGGCCGGTATAAATTACTTCCATGCCTGCATCTCGTAAGGAAGTTGCAATTACTTTGGCTCCCCTGTCATGGCCATCTAATCCAACTTTAGCTACTAAAACGCGGATAGGCCGATTTAATACTTTGCTCATCATTCATATTAAGTTGATGTAAATGTATCGATTTTATTAGGTAATTGAGAAATAGGGAAAAAGCAAGTAATGGTTGAGGCTCATTGTTCAGAGTCGTGGTTTTCGACGGCGAATTAGCCTATAATACTAACATATTTGTTCTTTCATAGCACTATAATGAAGTTCTGGACTATCAACTATCAACTATGGACTAATAAACCCATAATCATTGTATAAATCCGCTCAATCTTTTTACATTTGCATTCCTAATTTACAGGTTTTTATGAGTGAAGAAAAGTCATTGAACTTTATTGAAGAAATTGTTGAGAACGACTTAAATAGTGGTAAGTACGAAACTTTGGTTACGCGTTTCCCGCCGGAACCTAATGGTTATCTACACATCGGCCACGCGAAAGCGATATGCTTAAATTTCGGACTAACACAAAAATACGGCGGCTATACCAACCTACGTTTTGACGATACCAACCCGGTAACTGAAAAAACAGAATACGTAACCAGCCAGCAGGAAGATATTAGATGGCTGGGTTTTAACTGGAAAAATGAATTATATGCCTCAGATTATTTTGACGAGCTGTATGGTTTTGCCATTAAACTGATCGAAAAAGGTTTGGCTTATGTTGACGAGAGTTCTGCAGATGAAATTGCAGCTTTAAAAGGCACGCCAACAGAACCAGGGCAGGATAGCCCGTATCGTAACCGCGGCATTGAAGAAAATTTAGACATTTTCACGAAAATGAAAAATGGCGAATTTCCTGATGGCGCATATATTTTGAGAGCAAAAATCGATATGGCCAGTCCGAATATGTTAATGCGCGATCCAATTATTTACCGCATCAAGCATGCCGAACATCACCGTACAGGTAACAAATGGTGCATTTACCCGATGTACGATTTTGCTCACGGGCAAAGTGATAGTATTGAAAACATCACGCACTCTATCTGTACATTGGAATATGTTTCGCACCGTGAACTGTATGATTGGTTTATCGAAAAATTAGAGATTTTCCCTTCGAAACAATATGAATTTGCCCGTTTAAACCTTACCAGCACGGTAATGAGTAAACGTAAGTTACTTCAACTGGTTAACGAAAACTTAGTAAATGGATGGGACGATCCGCGCATGCCTACCATTAGTGGTTTGCGTAGGAGGGGTTTTACACCGAAGAGTGTACGCGAATTTTGCGAACGTATTGGTATTGCCAAACGCGAAAATTTAATTGAGCTAAGTTTACTGGAATTTTGTATCCGCGAAGATTTAAATAAAACCGCTAACCGTGTAATGGCTGTTCTAGATCCAATTAAACTGGTGATTACAAATTACGAAAAAGGAACAGAAGATTTAATCGGCGAAAACAATCCAGAGGCTGAAGATGGTGGAGGTACACGTGTGATTCCTTTTAGCAACGAACTTTGGATAGAACGTGAAGATTTTATGGAAGTACCAGCAAAAAAATGGTTCCGTTTGGCACCAGGCGCAATGGTCCGCTTAAAATTCGCTTATATTGTTAAATGCGAAGATTTTGTGAAAGATGAAAACGGAAACGTAACCGAAATTCATTGCACTTATATTCCTGAATCGAAAAGTGGAAACGATACCAGCGGCGTAAATGTTAAAGGAACAATCCACTGGGTAAGTGTAGCACATGCTAAAACTGCCGAAATTCGTTTATACGATCGTTTATTTACCTCAGAAACGCCAGATGCTGAAGAAGGAGATTTTAAAGATTACTTAAATCCTGAAAGCTTAACGGTTTTACCTAACGCTTATATCGAGCCAGCATTGGCAACGGCAGATCTGGAAAGCCGTTATCAGTTTATCCGCAAAGGTTATTTCTGTTTAGATAAAGATTCTACAGCCGATAAATTGGTTTTCAATAGAACGGTAACCTTAAAGGATACGTTTAAGAAACCGAATTAATAAGCATTTTTAAATAGATAAACACGGATGAACACAGATTTATCCGTGTTTTTTTTTAGAAAAATTTTTGGGACTAATTGGTTAATGTTTGCAGAAACTATAGTTCATGGGGCTTGCTTAAAAGCTGATCATCAATATGAGTTTAATTTACGCTAACCGCCAAACCCCATTCCGCTTAATACTTCGTATACACATTATACAGCACCAATATATCCACTGGTGTTAAAGTAGGCGTAATATCACTTTGGATAAAATGAATTTTGAAAGCGGTGATTGCCGCAGGGAGATTACTGGTATCATAGCCAATATATTTTAAGGCCATTTCGGTATTAAAATCTACAGGAGGATTTTTCAGCACATCATCATACCAATAACCAAAACCTTTATCGGCCAGCTTTTTCCAGGGGAAATTTTTCGGATCATTTTTACGTTTAGGCGCAATATCAGCATGACCGATAAAATTTGCCGTAGGTATACCGTATGTTTTCTTTAAAGTGGCCAATAACTTAAGCAAGCTATTAATCTGCACATCGGGCCATGGGTCAGTTAAGCCATTATTATCCAGTTCAATGCCTATCGATGAAGAGTTTAAGTCGGTATCTTTCCCCCATTTACTCACACCAGCATGGTTTGCGCGTAAATAATCATTCACCATATGCACCACTTTACCGTCGCGACTAATAACATAATGTGCGCTCGTACCTGCTTTAGTAGAGAAAAATGTTTCTATGGTTTTTGCCAAACTATCTTGAGCGGTATGGTGGATCACCACAAAATTTGGCTTACGTATCCCAAAATTTACAGAGCCAATCCATTCCTGATTTGCAGCTCCCAATGAATCGTAAAGCTGACCAGCCGGTGGAGTGGTATTAATTATTTTCGAAAAATCTTTTGCTTTTTCCTTATAGATTTTTTCCGTTGCGGCATATTTGCTGCTTCCGCAGGCAGATAAAATAAGCACCAGAGAAAAAGCGGAAATAGATAATGATTTTGATAACCTGGAAAATAACATGGCATGAATTGTTAGCGAGTTGAAGTTACAAAGTTATGTTAAACTTCACCCAATGCATCAAACTTTATACAAAGCTTTCAAAATTTACTAATTTAGCGGCCATATACTTTAATATGAAGAATTTATACAAATCGACCCTATTTTTATCGGCAGTAGCTATTTCAGTAGGCGCTTTATCGTCTTGTACTGGCAATAATAAATCTAAAGATGAAAAGGCTGTGGTAGTACAAAAAGATAGTCTCACCAATTATGTTGCCCAACGCTTGCCCATTTATGAAAGGGTAAAATTAACCACTAATATTAACGATTTAAGTGTTAACGACCGTAAAATTCTGCCTTTGTTAATCCAGGCAGCAGAAATTATGGATCAATTATATTGGAAACAAGCCTACCCACAAAGAGATAGCCTGCTTGCAACTATTAAAGACGAAAAAACCCGCGATTTTGTTAATATCAATTATGGTCCTTGGGATAGATTAAATAACGATAAACCTTTTGTTGAAGGTGTTGGTGCCAAACCAGAGGGAGCATCTTTTTACCCACACGGGATTACAAAAGAAGCCATAGAGAAATCAGACCTTGCCGATAAGTTTGGTGCATATTCTGTTGTTCAAAAAGACAGTACAGGAAAATTATCAACGGTACCTTATCACGTATTATTTGCTTCAGAATTACAAAAGGCAAGTTCATTGTTAAAACAGGCAGCGCTAATTGCTGAAGATGCCGGTTTAAAAAAATATTTAAACTTAAGGGCCGATGCTTTGGTAACGGATAATTTTACCGCAAGTGATTA
The nucleotide sequence above comes from Pedobacter riviphilus. Encoded proteins:
- a CDS encoding YtxH domain-containing protein, with the protein product MNDNSKVVVALLAGLAAGAALGILFAPDKGDETRDKLSQSLKDLGDSIKDKAADEINHLASLKDKVVSSIKTKLRSVEEEYSDDVEHA
- a CDS encoding enoyl-CoA hydratase/isomerase family protein, with translation MAYQNLISEIKENILYITINREKALNALNKDTLAELADVIAFAGKTDEVRGVILTGAGEKAFVAGADIKEFSDYSGKQGEDLAKRGHDLVFNAIENSSKPFIAAINGFALGGGLELAMACHIRIASDHAKLGLPEVTLGLIPGYGGTQRLTQLVGKGKAIEMITTANMITASDAEKIGLVNYVVPQPDLISKAEEILNVIKQRAPLAISAAIKSVIAAVNNNNGYATEIEEFGKCFETADFKEGVTAFIEKRKANFTGK
- a CDS encoding cobalamin B12-binding domain-containing protein, whose amino-acid sequence is MMSKVLNRPIRVLVAKVGLDGHDRGAKVIATSLRDAGMEVIYTGLRQTPEMVVNTALQEDVDAIGISILSGAHMTVFPKIIHFMKEKQLDDVLLTGGGIIPEADRLKLAEMGVGELFPPGTTMASIVEYIQNWVTENRNF
- a CDS encoding N-acetylmuramoyl-L-alanine amidase, which codes for MLFSRLSKSLSISAFSLVLILSACGSSKYAATEKIYKEKAKDFSKIINTTPPAGQLYDSLGAANQEWIGSVNFGIRKPNFVVIHHTAQDSLAKTIETFFSTKAGTSAHYVISRDGKVVHMVNDYLRANHAGVSKWGKDTDLNSSSIGIELDNNGLTDPWPDVQINSLLKLLATLKKTYGIPTANFIGHADIAPKRKNDPKNFPWKKLADKGFGYWYDDVLKNPPVDFNTEMALKYIGYDTSNLPAAITAFKIHFIQSDITPTLTPVDILVLYNVYTKY
- a CDS encoding AI-2E family transporter, giving the protein MSVFSYKQRNNINLVIIIALGVLIAYSLQSIFSAILSTLVLYTIMRPAYIHLAENKGWNKRVTAIFLIAISIILIVMPFYALSSMVISKISELKNNEVFFRNLLVKLQHLIPVKINQDLIQEGLNRLGNWATQLFPSLISSAVNIILSLLVMYFLLYFMLIERKKFEFSLIKYAPFREQNALRFGDEMRNTTYANVLGQGLICLVQGSLLSLSFYVLGYKDPVFWGVITTFISFVPVLGPPVVFVPAAILQIANGNNFAGWAMLIFGFVVIINIDNVLRFIIAKKVGNIHPIITVIGVIIGIPLFGILGLVFGPLLLSYFILLVKIYETSTLASERLERIKTNNEHTEL
- a CDS encoding glutamine--tRNA ligase/YqeY domain fusion protein; protein product: MSEEKSLNFIEEIVENDLNSGKYETLVTRFPPEPNGYLHIGHAKAICLNFGLTQKYGGYTNLRFDDTNPVTEKTEYVTSQQEDIRWLGFNWKNELYASDYFDELYGFAIKLIEKGLAYVDESSADEIAALKGTPTEPGQDSPYRNRGIEENLDIFTKMKNGEFPDGAYILRAKIDMASPNMLMRDPIIYRIKHAEHHRTGNKWCIYPMYDFAHGQSDSIENITHSICTLEYVSHRELYDWFIEKLEIFPSKQYEFARLNLTSTVMSKRKLLQLVNENLVNGWDDPRMPTISGLRRRGFTPKSVREFCERIGIAKRENLIELSLLEFCIREDLNKTANRVMAVLDPIKLVITNYEKGTEDLIGENNPEAEDGGGTRVIPFSNELWIEREDFMEVPAKKWFRLAPGAMVRLKFAYIVKCEDFVKDENGNVTEIHCTYIPESKSGNDTSGVNVKGTIHWVSVAHAKTAEIRLYDRLFTSETPDAEEGDFKDYLNPESLTVLPNAYIEPALATADLESRYQFIRKGYFCLDKDSTADKLVFNRTVTLKDTFKKPN
- a CDS encoding phage holin family protein, whose protein sequence is MQENKDKSIEDLVDDAKGFLEARVEYTRLYLVEKVSKVFADLVTSTVVIVCFILAFLFGSVTLALYLSDLLGSYAGGFGCVSLFYILIALGVYLTKDKYIEKAIINVAIRRYFDKLADKEEDEKV
- a CDS encoding sigma-54-dependent transcriptional regulator — its product is MKKKVLIVDDEISIGLLLSKFLTKNGFEVSNVTTGRTVLQILEKERFDLVLCDYRLDDTDGKEILIHIKENYPATGVIIITGYSDIKLAVELIKLGAFDYIVKPLYPDEILNTINKALETQEDLKSTQNFEHAGGNLSDFQDCPEYINGESDASVLLLKQIQLVAPTGYTVILTGKSGTGKECVAKTIHLNSARSKEPFIAMDCGSLTKDLAASEFFGHEKGAFTGAVFTKIGHFEQANGGTLFLDEIGNLSYEIQATLLRAVQERKIKRIGSTKEIDLDVRLIVATNENLVESIKKGSFREDLYHRFNEFSIHVPSLKYRDNDILIFAEHFLATVNKELNKNIEGFSDEVKKCLLTYHWPGNVRELKNVIRRIALLTDGNRIETHVLPLELGMSDYPKAEQDKKALLFQRELNNVKSLDLRNAAKEAEYTAILEVLKAVNFNKTKAAKILNIDRKTLYNKIKFVEIGDDV